The Balneola sp. MJW-20 genome window below encodes:
- the dinB gene encoding DNA polymerase IV, with protein MEKADFPIRKIIHIDMDAFYASVEQRDRPELKGKPVIVGGSPNGRGVVATCSYEARKFGVHSAMPSSRAARLCPNGIFVKPRFDAYKKASQQIRDIFFEYTDLVEPLSLDEAYMDVTENHKGIPSATLIAKKIKEQIRETTGLTASAGIGHNKFLAKVASDLDKPNGLTLIPPDKAAAFLEELDIAKFWGVGKATLKKMHALGIRTGADLKIWSELDLAKAFGKSGRYYYNIVRGIDHRKVKTHRIRKSYGKERTFSDDMADMDWIREFLSDLSGQIATGMQKIQAAGKTVTLKVRYKNFDTITRSASLPNFTNDKEDIFNTVLGLMEETEIGIREVRLLGISLSNLNLDEEFIYEQLEIPFEARKVDS; from the coding sequence ATGGAAAAAGCTGATTTCCCCATCAGGAAGATCATTCACATCGATATGGATGCATTCTATGCATCGGTCGAGCAACGCGACCGTCCCGAATTGAAGGGAAAGCCGGTCATTGTGGGTGGATCACCTAATGGCCGCGGGGTAGTAGCAACCTGCAGTTACGAAGCCCGAAAGTTCGGTGTACATTCGGCTATGCCCAGCTCCAGGGCGGCAAGGTTGTGTCCTAACGGGATATTTGTAAAGCCCCGTTTTGATGCTTATAAAAAAGCTTCACAGCAAATTAGGGATATCTTTTTTGAGTATACTGATCTTGTTGAGCCACTCTCTCTGGATGAAGCCTATATGGACGTTACCGAGAACCATAAAGGGATCCCCTCTGCCACACTGATAGCTAAAAAGATCAAAGAACAGATTAGAGAGACCACCGGTTTGACAGCATCGGCGGGGATCGGGCATAATAAGTTTCTGGCAAAGGTGGCCTCCGATCTGGATAAACCAAATGGTTTGACGCTGATACCGCCGGATAAGGCCGCCGCCTTTCTGGAAGAACTGGATATCGCAAAATTCTGGGGGGTGGGAAAGGCCACCCTGAAGAAGATGCATGCACTAGGTATCCGGACCGGAGCTGATCTCAAAATATGGAGCGAATTAGACCTGGCCAAAGCATTCGGTAAATCCGGGCGATATTATTACAACATAGTCCGCGGCATTGACCACAGAAAAGTGAAAACTCACCGGATCCGGAAATCTTACGGCAAAGAAAGAACCTTTTCTGATGATATGGCTGACATGGACTGGATACGGGAATTTCTGAGTGATCTTTCCGGCCAGATAGCTACAGGGATGCAGAAGATCCAGGCTGCCGGTAAGACCGTGACCCTGAAGGTGCGATATAAGAATTTCGATACCATCACCCGCAGCGCTTCCCTCCCGAATTTCACTAACGATAAGGAAGATATATTCAATACCGTACTGGGACTGATGGAAGAAACCGAGATCGGTATTCGGGAAGTCCGGCTGCTTGGCATCTCCCTCTCCAACCTCAACCTGGATGAAGAATTTATATATGAACAGCTTGAAATTCCTTTTGAGGCCAGAAAAGTTGATAGTTGA